Proteins encoded by one window of Spirochaetaceae bacterium:
- a CDS encoding sulfoxide reductase heme-binding subunit YedZ: MAEAKAKPKRRNPMQVAKRAKLVVLPLAMVPLAIALLRYLGDQFGGNAIEAFTLDTGNWGIRLLLVTLAITPLRELTGWNWLITYRRPMGLAAFYYVCVHLLVYLYLDFNFEFQYIIPDLSQSIYVVVGFAGFLLLIPLALTSTNGWIRALGKRWRTLHRLGYAALILGVVHYLLQIKEISFQLWFYIIAGGVLLAYRVVAPALKRSAGRK; the protein is encoded by the coding sequence ATGGCGGAGGCGAAGGCGAAACCGAAACGGCGCAACCCGATGCAGGTGGCCAAGCGCGCCAAGCTGGTCGTCCTGCCGCTGGCCATGGTGCCGCTGGCCATCGCCCTGCTGCGCTACCTGGGCGACCAGTTCGGCGGCAACGCCATCGAGGCGTTCACCCTGGACACCGGCAACTGGGGCATCCGCCTGCTCCTGGTCACCCTCGCCATCACCCCGCTGCGCGAGCTGACCGGCTGGAACTGGCTCATCACCTACCGCCGCCCCATGGGCCTGGCCGCGTTCTACTACGTGTGTGTGCACTTGCTGGTGTACCTGTATCTCGATTTCAACTTCGAGTTTCAGTACATCATCCCCGACCTGTCGCAGTCGATCTACGTGGTGGTGGGCTTCGCCGGGTTCCTGCTGCTGATACCGCTGGCGCTCACCTCCACCAACGGCTGGATCCGCGCCCTCGGCAAGCGCTGGCGAACCCTGCACCGGCTCGGTTACGCGGCGCTGATCCTGGGCGTGGTCCACTACCTGCTGCAGATCAAGGAGATCAGCTTTCAGCTCTGGTTCTACATCATCGCCGGCGGCGTGCTGCTCGCCTACCGCGTCGTGGCCCCCGCCCTGAAGCGCTCCGCCGGCCGCAAGTAG
- the msrP gene encoding protein-methionine-sulfoxide reductase catalytic subunit MsrP: MAQSRRKEYEAGIKWWDITDREHYMGRREFMRKAGTVAAGVGLATAAPGFVQRAFAQNGAFPGLPGSRYDTDEEQNTLKQATTYNNFWEFGAGKNDPARNAKNFVTAPWEISIGGLLANPVKIDVSDVIARYRDKLEQRIYRMRCVEAWSMVIPWVGFPLHELIKDYQPDSAAKYMRFETLWDPEQMRKAARSIQYPYVEGLRMDEAMNDLTLVTVGMYGDVLQNPNGPPIKIVIPWKYGFKSIKSINKIEFVADEPVNTWKKAQPREYGFYSNVNPERPHPRWSQATERRIGERGRRETLKFNGYGEWVASMYQGMDLINRYY; encoded by the coding sequence ATGGCACAGAGTAGGCGGAAAGAGTACGAAGCCGGCATCAAGTGGTGGGACATCACCGACCGCGAGCACTACATGGGCCGGCGCGAATTCATGCGCAAGGCCGGCACGGTGGCGGCCGGCGTCGGTCTGGCAACCGCGGCACCCGGCTTCGTGCAGCGCGCGTTCGCGCAGAACGGCGCGTTCCCCGGCCTGCCCGGCAGCAGGTACGACACCGACGAAGAGCAGAACACGCTCAAGCAGGCCACCACCTACAACAACTTCTGGGAGTTCGGCGCCGGCAAGAACGACCCCGCGCGCAACGCCAAGAACTTCGTCACCGCACCGTGGGAAATCAGCATCGGCGGGTTGCTCGCCAACCCGGTGAAGATCGACGTGTCGGACGTCATCGCGCGCTACCGCGACAAGCTGGAGCAGCGCATCTACCGCATGCGCTGCGTCGAGGCGTGGTCGATGGTGATCCCCTGGGTCGGGTTTCCCCTGCACGAGTTGATCAAGGACTACCAGCCCGACTCGGCGGCCAAGTACATGCGCTTCGAGACCCTGTGGGACCCGGAGCAGATGCGCAAGGCGGCGCGCTCCATCCAGTACCCCTACGTAGAGGGGCTGCGCATGGACGAGGCGATGAACGATCTCACCCTGGTCACCGTGGGCATGTACGGCGACGTGCTGCAGAATCCCAACGGCCCGCCGATCAAGATCGTCATTCCGTGGAAGTACGGCTTCAAGAGCATCAAGAGCATCAACAAGATCGAGTTCGTCGCCGACGAGCCGGTGAACACGTGGAAGAAGGCGCAGCCGCGCGAGTACGGGTTCTACTCCAACGTGAATCCCGAGCGCCCGCACCCGCGCTGGAGCCAGGCCACCGAACGCCGCATCGGCGAGCGCGGCCGGCGCGAGACGCTCAAGTTCAACGGCTACGGCGAGTGGGTGGCCTCCATGTACCAGGGCATGGACCTGATCAACCGGTACTACTAA